The Corynebacterium callunae DSM 20147 genomic sequence AGGTGATGTGAATTCGAGTGCCCAGGCTACACCTCCCTACACTGGCATACCATGAGCTATGACTTTGTCCTTTTTGAAACCGACGGCGACCCAGGCAGTGCGCGTATTTCTAAATCTCCACTGACCGAACGTATCGATTTTGCCACCCCTTCAAGCACTCCAGTGTTGGAATCCTTGGCTGCCGGGCTTGCTGCCACTGCGCCACTGACCGTAAAACTTGAAGAAGATGCCATTCAGCTTTCTGGAGATCGCTGCCTCTATGTGGTCACCTCCTATAACAGTGCAGAGGAAGCCGCGCAGTGGCTGGCTACCATCGCCCTGGATTATGGTCTGGGCTTGGCCGATATGAACTCAGATACCATTTTGCTTTTTGGCGATGAAGACACCGATGCGGTGGTGCAAATTGAGAATTGGTACTCACCGGCTTTTTCCGCCTATGGCCTACCCCACCTGCTTATTGAGGTGATGCGTCTTAAAGACACCCAGCTGCCTTATCTACGAGTAACTCGCACTGCGGATGATTCACAGTTCATCCAGACCCTCTACCAGGTAGCGGAGAAGCAATGGCTGGTCGAGTACTCCAGCGGCGCAGAGACCTTAGGCACCGAAGTAGCCACCCTTAAAGATGTCATTGGTCTTATTGAGGCTTGGTTTGCCGGCGCAGCTGATTTTGGGGCCGCGCACTCTTGGACTCCAGTAGAAAACTAAACATAAAAAAGCTACTCCCCACAAGCCTTAGAGGTTTGTGGGGAGTAGCTTTAGTTCGTTAAAACTTAGCAGCTGACTTAAGCGTCAACAGCCTCGGTCTCGACGATGTTCACCAGGCGACGGTTGCGCTTGGTAGAGAACTGGACAGCGCCAGTCTTCAGTGCGAAGAGAGTGTCGTCGCCACCGCGGCCGACGTTCTCACCTGGGTGGAACTTGGTGCCACGCTGACGGATCAAGATCTCGCCTGCGGAAACCTGCTGGCCACCGAATCGCTTCACGCCAAGGCGCTTGGACTCGGAATCACGACCGTTGCTGGAGCTGGATGCACCCTTCTTGTGTGCCATGTGGTAATTCCCTCCTTCAAAAGGAAAAACTCAAAGAAAGCCCAGGGGCTTACTTGATTCCGGTGACCTTCAGAACGGTCAGGGGCTGACGGTGTCCCTGGCGCTTCTTGTATCCGGTCTTGTTCTTGTACTTCAGGATCTTGATCTTCGGGCCCTTGGTGTGCTCGACGATCTCGGTGTTGACGCTCACAGAAGCGAGCTTGTCAGCGGCGGTTGTTACATCGGCGCCATCGACGAGCAGAACCGGGGTGAGAGCCACGGATGCACCCGGCTCACCCTCGATCTTCTCGACCTTAACGAGGTCACCTTCGGCAACCTTGTACTGCTTTCCGCCGGTCTTGACGATCGCGTACATAGAGGGCTACCCCTTATCTGATTCTCGGCTCAGGCACTCGGAGTTGAGTCCCTGATTGGACTTACGTTTTACAATTGCGTTCTAGGCATGAGAACGCCACAAAATGGCTTCCGTCACGCGCTCATTCGCCGCGATATTGGCTAATGGGCATTACGGACACAGCCTAAAACAGCGACTGTCCAAGATTACCCCTAAAGGCAGCTTTAATACAAACTGCCCTTATACCCTATCTGCGTGGGGACTTCTTGGTAGCCCGGCGACGGCGACCCGACTGCGCCTCTTTTACTGGCTCAGCCTGCTGTTTTTCCACTTTTTCCGCCTTTTTCACGGGCTGCGCTGCTGGCTGCTGCGCTTTTACTCGTACCACACGACGGCGATTCCGACGTCCGGCAACCTTCTGGACAACAACCTCAGGTTCTGGGGTGGAAACTACTTCTGGGGTGACTTCCGCAACGGCCTCAACCGCTGGTTCGGCCATGCGGCGTCGAATAGCGCGCCTTCTACTGCGTCCCGGCGCACCCGCGCTGAGCTCGCTAGGCAGGTTGCGGCGAGCCGGCTTCTCCGGCGCCTCAGACGCTGCTTTACGACGTCGCGGTGCGGCCACTTCAGCAACTGGCTTGAAATCCTCTGGCTGTGGAGCACGGTCAGAACGGGAATTTCCGCGGGTATTGCGGCGACGGCGGGGGCTAGCCTCAAATTCCGCCAAGGCTTCCTTATATCCCGCAGCAACCTGGGTAACAACCTCAGCCTTTTCTGCTTCCTTTTCTTCCTCCACAAAATCAGAGACATAGGAAGAACCTGAAGGCTCATCCGGATCCTCATCATCAGCGATCTCCACAGCAGCCGCAGCAATTGCAGCGATCTCATCAGCAGTATTTTCTACTGGATGAACTTCACGCTTTGCATCACGTTCCCGGCGTGCACGACGGCGTGGGCCTTCCTCCGGTTCAACGGTGGACTCCACGACAGACTCTTCAGCATCATCAGCATCATCAAGAACCAAAACAGAGGCAGCTAGCTCCTCAAATTCCTGATCCAAGTCATGCTCATCGTCTTCCACCAAATCACGCATAGCGACAACCATGGGGTGTTCTGCAGGATTTTCTTGCTCTTCCTCCATGCCACGACGGTGACGGCGAGAGCGCTCTTCAGCCTTGGCCTCCACACGCGCATCTACGTTATCTACTGGGTCTTCTTGAATAATGACACCGCGACCCGCACAGTGCTCACATTCGATGGTGAAGGTTTCCAGCAATCCAGCACCAATACGCTTGCGGGTCATCTGTACCAGACCCAGGGAGGTTACTTCTGAAACCTGGTGGCGGGTGCGGTCATTTTCCAAGGCCTCATTGAGGCGACGCAGTACTAGCTCCTGGTTTTCTTCCAGCACCATATCAATGAAGTCCACCACGATCATGCCGCCGAGGTCACGCAGACGCATCTGGCGCACGATTTCCTCGGCTGCCTCAATATTGTTGAGGGTCACGGTCTGCTCTAGGTTGCCACCACCCTTGCCGGTGTAGCGGCCAGTGTTGACGTCAATGACCGTCATTGCCTCAGTGCGGTCAATAATCAAAGAACCACCAGAAGGCAGATTGACCTTGCGGGAAAGCGCCTCTTCCAGCTGAGTGTTCAGGTTAAAGGCTTCAAAGGCATCCTTGCCATCAAAGTCGGCGCGGTTAAAGTGCTCCACACGGCTCACCAGATCAGGTGCCACAGATTGAATATAGGCACGCACAGTATTCCAAGCGCGGTCACCGTCAACGATGAGCGCGCTGAAATCCTCATTAAAGAGGTCACGAATAACCTTCACCAGCATGTCAGGTTCTTCATACATGGTGATTGGCTTGGCGCCGCGGTTCTTCTTTTCTTGTTTGGTGCGTTCCTGAATCTGCTCCCACAAGGTGTGCAGACGGTTCACATCGGCGGCGATATTTTCCTCGGATACACCCTCGGCAGCAGTACGAATAATGGTTCCACCGGAAGCTGGCACCACGCGACCCAAAATTTCCTTTAGGCGCTTGCGCTCTGGTCCAGGCAGCTTGCGGGAGATACCAGCGCTGCGACCGCCTGGTACATACACCAAATAGCGGCCTGCCAGCGAGATCTGAGTGGTCAGGCGAGCACCCTTGTGACCAACTGGATCCTTGGTCACCTGCACCAAAACTTGATCGCCAGACTTTAGTGCCTGCTCAATGCGGCGACCACGACCACCTAGCCCGGCAGCTTTCCAGTCCACTTCACCGGCATAAAGGACACCATTGCGTCCTTTTCCGATGTCAATAAAGGCAGCTTCCATACTTGGCAGCACATTTTGCACCTTGCCCAGGTAAATATTGCCCACCATGGACATCTGGGAATCAGAGGTTACAAATTGCTCGACCAATTTATCGTCTTCAATCACACCAACCTGAGTAACCAAACCGGGGTGATCGTGGCGCTGACGTTCGCGCACCACCATGCGACGCTCAATGGATTCACGGCGTTCCATAAATTCCTGAGTGCTCACCACATGGCGCTTCTTCTTATTTTCCTCACGCATTTCACTGCGACGACGGCGCTGCGCCTCCAGGCGAGTAGAGCCCTTAATTCCGATGGGTTCAGAAACCTGCTCTTCAACTTCGCTTGTCGACGCGACCTCCTTGGCGGGTGCCACCGTTTCTGCCTCGGTACCGCGTCCACGACTGGTACCCCGACGACCGCGGCGCTTGCGCGCCGAACGTTCGCGGGCTTGTTCATCATCGGTATCAGCAATGTCCTCGGTAGGAATCATGGCCGGCGCTTGGAAGATTGGCGCATAGATTGGTGCCTCAGCAGGAGCTGGAGTTACCTCAGGAACAATGTCTTCCAAAAGTTCTGCATGAGCTTCTTCTTTGACTGCTGCTTCAAAGTCATTGGGTTCGATGGCTGCTGCCAACTCGCGCTCAATTTTTTCTTCGATCTGGTGAATTTCATTGGCTACGTTTTTTTCCACGCGCCTTCTGATTTTCTCCACTGGTTCTACTTCAGTTACCACCGGCTGGGAAAGCGTATCGAGTAGCTTTTCCACTTCTTCTTTGCTCAAATTTGATTGGGCAACCTTGACCAGACCGATGCTATCGAGGGCTACCACAATATCTTTGGAAGCCAGGCCTAGTTTTTTAGCCAGTTGGTGCACACGGGTTTTCTCACCCAAGGTACTACGATCAAATTCCGCTGCTAAGACAGCTGAAGATGAAGCTTCAGTTTCATTTACCTGCTTTTTTGGCACAGCAACACTCCTATTTTCTTATCCCAAGATTGCGCAGAAGTCCCGGGCGCTGGCGGGTGAATAACACCCAGCCGCCGCCGCACAGGTAGAGCGACAATCAACACGTCTCTATAAAAAGTTATCGGCCTAATTTTCTATAGGCCTAATACCATTGTTCCACAACTTATGGTTGCGACTGGTATTGCTTTGGCTATAGTTTAAAGTCATGGGAGAAATATTTAAGCAACCACAGTGGTGGAAGTTTCTCCCTGCAACCGTATCTTTTACTCTTAGTCGCATTGCCATTGATGAAAATCTGATACTCGGTGTGCTTCTATTGGCACTCGGACTAGCGAGTTTGGTGCTTATTTTCCCTAGTTATTCTTTTGCTAAAGACATCGATTCCTGGAAAATTCACACCACCAAAGGTGATGAGCGTCGCGCCCTCATGCACCTAGCCGCACCAGCAACCGTATTCCTATTGGATATTGTCGGTGGCCAGACGAGCTTTAACGCTCCCCTACTTTATGGCGCAGCATATGGCGTGACAATTACCTACTCTGCATATCGTCAATCACGCATGCCACTTATTCAAAACCGTGAACGCCTGCAGGAACTCGTCGACAAGCTCTCTTTAGAAACGGTTAGTGCCGCGCAGCTCAATGTGATTGAGGCGCCCCGATCGCAAGCCCTTATTAAAACCCTTTTGGGTTTTGGTGCCATAGATGGCACACGTATTAGAGCACGGCAGGTAGCCCGGGTTTTAGATTGGGATCTTCGAGAGGTGCAGGAGGTAGCCCACTCTTTGCAAGAGCACGGCATCTTAAGTTCCTCGACGATCATGTCCGGTGGTGATCCTGCAAAAGTCTTTTGGGAACTCAGCATTGACGGACTAGCTGCACAGCAAGCTTTAAAAGACGGACGCTAGATAAACTCTAAACAAAACAATCCTTCAGCCCAGGAGACCGCCTTGTCCAATACTGAAACTGCGCCAGAAACCTTTGATTCTGCGCACAATGCCCCAGGTACCGCCCAAAATCCACAGTGTGAAGACGGCGCAAATGTAGAGATCATTACCGCACGTGAAGTTCCACTTGGTGGGCCGCGCGCAATGACTGTGCACCGCACGCTCCCCCAGCGCCAGCGTTCATTGATTGGCGCTTGGTGTTTTGTGGATCATTATGGTCCCGATGATGTTTCCCTGACAGGTGGTATGGATGTGGCACCGCACCCTCATACTGGTTTGCAGACGGTCACCTGGCTTTTTGAAGGCGAGGTCACCCACCATGACGCAGGTGGTAACCATGCTGTTGTTATGCCTGGCGAGGTCAACCTCATGACCGCCGGCGCGGGCATTTGCCACTCTGAAGTTTCCACCACCTCCACCACAACTTTGCATGGTGTGCAGCTATGGACCGTATTGCCAGATAAGGACCGCAATGGTCCACGCCGCTTTGATCACTTTGCACCGGAGGAAGTTGCTGTGGACGGTGGCACCGTGCGCGTATTCCTCGGTGACCTCTTTGGCCAAAGCTCACCAGTTCCAACCTTCACCCCACTGGTGGGCGCCGAAATTCACATCAATCCCGGCGAGACCATCACCTTTGACATCAACCCCGCTTTTGAACATGGTTTGCTTGTCGACGCGGGCGAGGTGCAGCTTGAAGGCATTAACGTCCGCCCCGCTGAGCTTGCCTATACAGGTATTAATGAAACCCAGCTGCGCATTAAGAACACCGGCACCACCCCGGCACGCACCCTGCTCATTGGTGGCGAACCTTTTAAAGAAGACATTGTGATGTGGTGGAATTTTATCGGCCGCGATCACGCTGAAATTGAGGTCTACCGAGAAGAATGGGAAAACCATTCCGATCGATTTGGCGCCACTCATGGATATGTCAGCCATGACCGCGATGGTTTGCACCGTCTGCCAGCCCCAGCGCTACCTAAGGCTGCCATTAAAGCCCGCGTGAATCCAGCACCAACTGCACGACCAGAAATGAGAATTGATTAAATGCGTTCCGAACATGGCCCATACATCGACAAGTTTTTCCCGGAGCCATATAAGAAAATGCGTGAGGTATCTAAAACCCTCCGCAAGATTTACCCCGAGGTAGATCTCCCCGAAGTCCTCATCGAACTTGTTAATGTGCGGGTTTCCCAAATTAATGGATGCGGTACTTGCCTGAGCATTCACGTGCCTCAAGCTCGCCGTGCGGGTGTACCGGAGTGGAAACTTGATGCGCTAGCTGCGTGGCATATGGTTAGCGAGTTCAGTGCCGAGGAACGTGCTGCGCTGCAATTGGCTGAATCACTGACCTTGTTGCAATCCCATGAGGGACACTTGGCTGCGCGTGCTGCTTGCAGTGTTTTTGCCGAAGAGCAGGTAGCTGCATTGGAATGGGCGATTATTACTATTAACGCCTTTAATAGAATCTCCATTGCCAGCGGACACCCACTGCTTTAGCGCATAAAAATGCTCCCAACAACTTGTGTTGGGAGCTTAATTTTTGTCTACTTTAGACGTTTGGGAACCAGATGGAGATCTCGCGCTCTGCGGACTCTGGGGAATCAGAGCCGTGCACAACGTTCTCGCCAACGGTCAAAGCGAAATCGCCACGGATGGTACCTGGGGTTGCTTTAGCAACTGGGTCGGTGCCACCAGCAAGCTGACGCCATGCATCGATAGCGCGCTCGCCTTCGACGATGCCTGCGATCAGCGGTGCAGAGGTGATGAAATCAACAAGCTCGCCGAAGAAAGGCTTGTCAGCGTGCTCTTCGTAGTGCTTTTCAGCGGTCTCGCGGTCTGCAACGCGCAGATCCAGCGCAGCCAACTTCAGGCCCTTGCGCTCGATACGTGCGATGATTTCGCCAACGTGTCCGTTGTTAACACCGTCTGGCTTGATAAGAATAAGGGTACGTTCAGTCATGTTGGAGAATTCTACCCAATGGTGTTCGAACCCGCGCACTAAGGCTAACTAGAGCTGCCTCACAGCATCTGCCACTGCCTCATTTGAAGCACCTCGACTCCACAATTGCGCCTGCCTAATCGCTGCAGCTTCCTGCCCTCGATTTTTTAATTCCACTAATTGCTGAGTTTGTTCCGCGCTAAAGACCACCGGTTTATCCTGCAAGGCAGCTCTACTGCGGATTTTCAGACCAACGCCTAAAGCGATAGCTGCCACCACAATGGCAAGAATTGGAACGATAACTGGGGATCCTGCAAAACGAGTAATTAGGGCAACTGCACAGAAAAGTACGGCTGCAGAAAACGCCAAAGATGACTGTGGATTGCGCATAAGCACTAAGTTACGGTGGATCGCCAAAATTTTCCATAAAGTACACAGCATGACTCTTGTAGACAAGCTCAATAATGAAGTTCAATTCAGCCACAATGAACACCGCAAACAATATGAAATCTCTTATGCCGCAGAAGACAAAGCTGCTGGTTTCACCGCTTATGTCGACAATGAAGGTGGCCGAATTTTCTACCACACTGTCGTAGGCGAAGAATACGGTGGACGTGGCCTTGCATCTATCCTCGTTAAGGCTGCTTTGGAAGATACCCACACAGCAGGACTAACCATTATTCCGCTGTGCCCCTTTGTAAAGGGATATTTGGAAAAGCACCCAATGGAGGGAGTTCGCCCCGGCACTCGCGAAGATATTGAGATCATCAAAAATCTTTAATTAAGCTGGCGGTCGACGTCGCAAAGCAAAAAAGAGGCCCTCGGGCCTCTTCTTTTTTATAGGTGCTGGGTGCTGAGCAAACCGCGTTTCATTCGGTCAATCAAATTTGAGCGCAGATACAGCAGGTAGGCCCAGACGATAACAAAAATTATCGCCGCGAAGCCCATCGAATAATGCACAAAAAATCCCAATAATGCAGCTACCTGCAAAGCAATATTGAGCGGAATTGCCCAACTGTACTTTTGCAAAAATGCCGCAACCAAGTGCGCAACTGCTAAAACAGTGACATAAACCCAGTTGAAGGTGGTCCAGTGGACACCATTATCAACTCTCAAAATCACCGTAAGCACGAGGGCGATGGTGATGGCCTCCATAACCAAGGTGCCAGCCATGACACCTCGGATACCTTTCATAGGATCCTTTACAGGAGCATGCCCAGGTCCAAGTGGTCCGTACTCCACCGCTTCATCGTGCTGGCTCATGCAGGTTCCTTTCCAAAGAGCGTGCGTGCATCACCGGCAGTAACAATGGAACCAGTAATAACCACACCAGAACCGGATTGTACGTCAGTATCCTCCGCCAATTCGATGGCCAATTCCACCGCGCCGGGGAGATCTTCCTGCACGTGAACGCGCTCATCACCATAAATTTCACGGGCATATTCAGCCAGTTCATAGGCATCAAGAGCACGCTCAGATTTGGTCTGTGTCACCACAACTTCATGCAGATAAGGCTCCAAGGCTTCCAAAATGCCACGGGCGTCCTTATCACCAAGAACACCAATAACACCGATGAGGCGACGGAACTCAAAGTCACGATCCAGCGCAGCACCTAGGGCAGCTGCACCATGTGGATTGTGTGCTGCATCAATAAAGACAGTGGGAGCTGAACGCAAGCGCTCCAAACGGCCCGGAGATTCCACCTGTGCAAAACCAGCGCGCACGGTTTCAATATCGAGCATGTGTCCAGCTGATGCACCAAAGAAGGCTTCTACTGCTGCCAACGCCACCGCAGCATTATCTGCCTGGTGTGCGCCAGCAAGAGGCAAGAAGATATCGGTGTATTCGCCACCCAATCCCTTGAGAGTTAGCTGCTGACCACCAACTGCAATGGTGGATTCCACCACACCAAATTCAGTGTTCAAACGAGCAACAGCGGCATCACAATCGATAGCCTGCTGCAAAATCACATTCATGGCCTCAGGCTCTTGTTTGCCCACAATAACCACGTTGCTCTTGGGGTTGATCTCATCTTCAGATGCCGGACGTGGCTTGATAATTCCGGCCTTTTCGCCAGCGATTTCTGCCAAGGTATTGCCCAGGCGGTCGGTGTGATCCATACCAACTGGGGTGATCACAGAAACTTCTGCGTTGATGACATTGGTGGCGTCCCAACGTCCGCCGAGCCCAACTTCCACCACGGCTACATCAACAGGGGCGTCAGCAAATCCGGCATAAGCAAGAGCCACGAGAGCCTCAAATTTGCTCATCTTTGGTCCGCCCTCAGCCTCAGACCAGGCGTCGGTCATCTCGATATAAGGCTTGATTTCCTCATAGATGCGTACAAAATCACGCGGGTGAATTGGCTTGCCATCAATAGCAATACGCTCGGTGACCAGCTGCAAGTGCGGGCTGGTAGTACGGCCAGTTCGACGGTGGAAAGCACGCAGTAAAGACTCCACCATTCGAGTGGTCGAGGTTTTGCCGTTGGTACCAGCAATATGTATCGCTGGGAAAGAGTTCTGTGGCTGCCCCATCAAATCCATCACGTAGCTCATCCGACGGAAAGTGGGATCGATCTTGGTTTCTAACCAACGCTGATCTAGTTCGATCTCGACGGCGGCCAGGCGAGCCAAATCCTCTGGAGTTACTTCCACAGGAGCTGGCTTCTCCCTTTCGCCGGCAAGTTCGATGGGTAGGGAAAGTCCGCTTTCCCCAAGCGTGACATCGCCCATGGTGATGTCATCTTCATGCTGAGCCACTAGGCCAATTCCTCCAGACGCTTATTAATACGTTCAACTTCTTCTTGAGCGACTTGTTGACGCTCACGAATCTTATCTACCACTGCATCAGGAGCTTTGGACAAGAAAGCCTCATTGCCCAGCTTCTTTCCGGTGGTATCCAATTCCTTTTGGGCCGCTGCGAGGTCTTTTTCCAAACGCTTGCGCTCTGCAGCCACGTCCACGGTGCCAGAAGTATCCAGCTCCACGGTCACAGTTGCAGTGCTCAAACGAATTTCCAAGCTGGCAGAGGCAGCAAAATCTGCTTCTGGAGTTTCAATACGAACCAGGGAACGCACGGACTCTTCCAGATCGCTGAGATCACAAGCTGCAAAATCCAGGCGTGCTGGAACCTTCTGAGAAGGCTTCACTCCCTGGTCAGAACGGAAACGACGAATCTCAGTAACAAGCTTTTCGACGTCAGCAATGCGTCGCTTAGCGTCTGCATCAATCTCAACGCCGCCGTTAGTATCGGCAGCGGTTGGCCAAGTGGACACCACGATGGATTCACCATCAGTCAATGCCTGCCACAACACCTCAGTAACAAAAGGCATCGCAGGGTGCAGTAAACGCAGCAGGGTGTCTAGGACATGTCCCAAAATCTTTTGGGTGTGTGCGCCACGTTGGGTGGTGCCCTCGCGAGGGATCTGTACCTTGGCAATTTCTAGGTACCAGTCACAGAACTCATTCCACGCAAATTGGTAGAGCTCTTCATTTGCCTTAGCAAATTGGTAGTTATCCAGGTAAGCGTCGACGTCGGCGCGGACTTCTTCAAGACGGTCCACGATCCAACGGTCAGCATCGGTGAGTTCTTCACGTGGTGGCAAACCTTCGGAAACAGCGCCGTTCATCAGCGCAAACTTCGTTGCGTTGAAAAGCTTGGTGGCGAAGTTACGGGAGCTTTGTGCAGAATCCTCACCAACTGGGAGGTCAACACCTGGGTTTGCACCACGAGCCAAGGTAAACCGCAGTGCGTCAGCACCGTAGTTTTCTACCCAGTCCATAGGGTCAATGCCATTGCCCAAGGACTTGGACATCTTGCGACCATGCTCATCGCGAACCAAGCCGTGCAGGAAGAGATCCTTGAATGGAATCTGCGGGCGACCATCGGTGCCGGTGCCCAAAATCTCTGGGGTTTCCTTGGCAGCGAAAGTGCCGAACATCATCATGCGGGCAACCCAGAAGAACAAGATGTCATAGGCAGTAACCAGCACTGAGGTTGGGTAGAACTTTGCTAGCTCAGCAGAGTTTTCTGGCCAACCCATGGTAGAAAATGGCCATAGTGCAGAGGAGAACCAGGTATCCAAAACGTCAGGATCCTGGACATAGCCTTCTGGAGCCTGCTCATCTGGACCAACGCAGACGATCTCACCATTAGGGCCGTACCAAATTGGGATGCGGTGGCCCCACCACAGCTGACGGGAAATGGTCCAGTCATGCATATTGTCTACCCACTCAAAGAAGCGAGGCTCCAAAGACTTGGGGTGAATAGTGGTGTCGCCGGAACGAACAGCATCGCCGGACATCTTGGCTAGCTCTTCAACCTTGACAAACCACTGCAGAGACAGACGTGGCTCAATGGCTTCACCGGAACGCTCAGAGTGTCCCACGGAGTGTACGTAGGGGCGAACTTCCTTAACAATGCGGCCCTGCGCTGCCAAAGCTTCGCGGATTTGAACGCGGGCTTCTTCGCGGGTTAGACCATCAAATTGGGTGCCGGTATCTGCGATCCTGCCGGTCTTGTCCATGATGGTTGGCATGTCCAGGTTGTGGCGCAGGCCAAGAG encodes the following:
- a CDS encoding DUF4233 domain-containing protein — its product is MSQHDEAVEYGPLGPGHAPVKDPMKGIRGVMAGTLVMEAITIALVLTVILRVDNGVHWTTFNWVYVTVLAVAHLVAAFLQKYSWAIPLNIALQVAALLGFFVHYSMGFAAIIFVIVWAYLLYLRSNLIDRMKRGLLSTQHL
- a CDS encoding GNAT family N-acetyltransferase — its product is MTLVDKLNNEVQFSHNEHRKQYEISYAAEDKAAGFTAYVDNEGGRIFYHTVVGEEYGGRGLASILVKAALEDTHTAGLTIIPLCPFVKGYLEKHPMEGVRPGTREDIEIIKNL
- a CDS encoding pirin family protein, with the protein product MSNTETAPETFDSAHNAPGTAQNPQCEDGANVEIITAREVPLGGPRAMTVHRTLPQRQRSLIGAWCFVDHYGPDDVSLTGGMDVAPHPHTGLQTVTWLFEGEVTHHDAGGNHAVVMPGEVNLMTAGAGICHSEVSTTSTTTLHGVQLWTVLPDKDRNGPRRFDHFAPEEVAVDGGTVRVFLGDLFGQSSPVPTFTPLVGAEIHINPGETITFDINPAFEHGLLVDAGEVQLEGINVRPAELAYTGINETQLRIKNTGTTPARTLLIGGEPFKEDIVMWWNFIGRDHAEIEVYREEWENHSDRFGATHGYVSHDRDGLHRLPAPALPKAAIKARVNPAPTARPEMRID
- the rpmA gene encoding 50S ribosomal protein L27, producing the protein MAHKKGASSSSNGRDSESKRLGVKRFGGQQVSAGEILIRQRGTKFHPGENVGRGGDDTLFALKTGAVQFSTKRNRRLVNIVETEAVDA
- the folC gene encoding bifunctional tetrahydrofolate synthase/dihydrofolate synthase codes for the protein MGDVTLGESGLSLPIELAGEREKPAPVEVTPEDLARLAAVEIELDQRWLETKIDPTFRRMSYVMDLMGQPQNSFPAIHIAGTNGKTSTTRMVESLLRAFHRRTGRTTSPHLQLVTERIAIDGKPIHPRDFVRIYEEIKPYIEMTDAWSEAEGGPKMSKFEALVALAYAGFADAPVDVAVVEVGLGGRWDATNVINAEVSVITPVGMDHTDRLGNTLAEIAGEKAGIIKPRPASEDEINPKSNVVIVGKQEPEAMNVILQQAIDCDAAVARLNTEFGVVESTIAVGGQQLTLKGLGGEYTDIFLPLAGAHQADNAAVALAAVEAFFGASAGHMLDIETVRAGFAQVESPGRLERLRSAPTVFIDAAHNPHGAAALGAALDRDFEFRRLIGVIGVLGDKDARGILEALEPYLHEVVVTQTKSERALDAYELAEYAREIYGDERVHVQEDLPGAVELAIELAEDTDVQSGSGVVITGSIVTAGDARTLFGKEPA
- a CDS encoding carboxymuconolactone decarboxylase family protein, with amino-acid sequence MRSEHGPYIDKFFPEPYKKMREVSKTLRKIYPEVDLPEVLIELVNVRVSQINGCGTCLSIHVPQARRAGVPEWKLDALAAWHMVSEFSAEERAALQLAESLTLLQSHEGHLAARAACSVFAEEQVAALEWAIITINAFNRISIASGHPLL
- the ndk gene encoding nucleoside-diphosphate kinase — encoded protein: MTERTLILIKPDGVNNGHVGEIIARIERKGLKLAALDLRVADRETAEKHYEEHADKPFFGELVDFITSAPLIAGIVEGERAIDAWRQLAGGTDPVAKATPGTIRGDFALTVGENVVHGSDSPESAEREISIWFPNV
- a CDS encoding translation initiation factor IF-2 N-terminal domain-containing protein is translated as MPKKQVNETEASSSAVLAAEFDRSTLGEKTRVHQLAKKLGLASKDIVVALDSIGLVKVAQSNLSKEEVEKLLDTLSQPVVTEVEPVEKIRRRVEKNVANEIHQIEEKIERELAAAIEPNDFEAAVKEEAHAELLEDIVPEVTPAPAEAPIYAPIFQAPAMIPTEDIADTDDEQARERSARKRRGRRGTSRGRGTEAETVAPAKEVASTSEVEEQVSEPIGIKGSTRLEAQRRRRSEMREENKKKRHVVSTQEFMERRESIERRMVVRERQRHDHPGLVTQVGVIEDDKLVEQFVTSDSQMSMVGNIYLGKVQNVLPSMEAAFIDIGKGRNGVLYAGEVDWKAAGLGGRGRRIEQALKSGDQVLVQVTKDPVGHKGARLTTQISLAGRYLVYVPGGRSAGISRKLPGPERKRLKEILGRVVPASGGTIIRTAAEGVSEENIAADVNRLHTLWEQIQERTKQEKKNRGAKPITMYEEPDMLVKVIRDLFNEDFSALIVDGDRAWNTVRAYIQSVAPDLVSRVEHFNRADFDGKDAFEAFNLNTQLEEALSRKVNLPSGGSLIIDRTEAMTVIDVNTGRYTGKGGGNLEQTVTLNNIEAAEEIVRQMRLRDLGGMIVVDFIDMVLEENQELVLRRLNEALENDRTRHQVSEVTSLGLVQMTRKRIGAGLLETFTIECEHCAGRGVIIQEDPVDNVDARVEAKAEERSRRHRRGMEEEQENPAEHPMVVAMRDLVEDDEHDLDQEFEELAASVLVLDDADDAEESVVESTVEPEEGPRRRARRERDAKREVHPVENTADEIAAIAAAAVEIADDEDPDEPSGSSYVSDFVEEEKEAEKAEVVTQVAAGYKEALAEFEASPRRRRNTRGNSRSDRAPQPEDFKPVAEVAAPRRRKAASEAPEKPARRNLPSELSAGAPGRSRRRAIRRRMAEPAVEAVAEVTPEVVSTPEPEVVVQKVAGRRNRRRVVRVKAQQPAAQPVKKAEKVEKQQAEPVKEAQSGRRRRATKKSPRR
- the rplU gene encoding 50S ribosomal protein L21 → MYAIVKTGGKQYKVAEGDLVKVEKIEGEPGASVALTPVLLVDGADVTTAADKLASVSVNTEIVEHTKGPKIKILKYKNKTGYKKRQGHRQPLTVLKVTGIK